One segment of Nitrospirota bacterium DNA contains the following:
- a CDS encoding ribonuclease HII: MDIYRHDDSFRDEGFPVVAGIDEAGRGPLAGPVVAAAVILPPHIRIAGLRDSKMVPEKERTRLFWEVLISASSVGVGIVDSLEIDRTNILRATKSAMKQAVEDLALFPDALLVDAVTIPDIAFRQFPIIKADAKSASVAAASIIAKYVRDTLMLHYDSMYPEYHFKRHKGYGTKDHLKMIELLGPCPIHRKSFRRVMPAELPFALS; this comes from the coding sequence ATGGACATTTACCGGCATGACGATTCTTTCAGAGATGAAGGATTCCCGGTCGTTGCCGGCATAGACGAAGCAGGACGGGGTCCCCTGGCGGGCCCCGTTGTAGCCGCTGCCGTTATCCTCCCACCGCATATCAGAATAGCCGGTCTCCGTGATTCAAAAATGGTCCCTGAAAAAGAACGAACCCGCCTGTTCTGGGAGGTTCTTATCTCTGCCTCTTCTGTTGGTGTAGGCATTGTTGACAGCCTGGAAATAGACAGGACAAATATCCTCAGAGCAACGAAATCAGCAATGAAGCAGGCAGTCGAGGACCTTGCCCTGTTCCCAGACGCTCTGCTTGTCGATGCGGTAACGATTCCAGACATAGCGTTCAGACAGTTTCCGATCATCAAGGCTGATGCCAAGAGCGCCTCCGTAGCGGCAGCATCAATTATTGCAAAATATGTCAGAGACACATTGATGCTTCACTATGACAGCATGTATCCTGAATACCATTTCAAACGGCACAAGGGATATGGCACGAAGGACCACCTGAAAATGATAGAACTGCTGGGCCCCTGTCCTATTCATAGAAAATCATTCAGACGGGTCATGCCAGCAGAACTTCCTTTTGCGTTGTCATAA
- the rpsP gene encoding 30S ribosomal protein S16: MVKIRLTRLGSHKKPFYRMLVTDSRTRRNGPFIEILGTYDPLKEPSEIKIDVARAKHWIEKGAQPTDIAKKLIEKAGA; this comes from the coding sequence TTGGTCAAGATCAGACTTACAAGATTAGGGTCGCATAAGAAGCCGTTTTACCGGATGCTCGTAACTGATTCCCGCACACGCAGAAACGGACCGTTTATCGAAATTTTGGGCACGTATGATCCTCTGAAGGAGCCGTCAGAGATTAAGATCGATGTTGCAAGGGCAAAGCACTGGATAGAAAAGGGAGCTCAGCCGACGGATATTGCAAAAAAGCTTATTGAGAAAGCCGGCGCATAA
- the trxA gene encoding thioredoxin: MSENVLEATSAAWDKEVLGHNGVVMVDFWAVWCGPCRMIAPTVEELAKEYADKIKVMKLNTDENPEVASRYKIMGIPSIIFFKNGQEADRIVGAVPKPQLKAKIDSLLS, encoded by the coding sequence ATGTCTGAAAATGTATTGGAAGCAACATCGGCAGCATGGGATAAAGAGGTTTTGGGCCACAACGGTGTCGTTATGGTAGATTTTTGGGCTGTCTGGTGTGGCCCCTGCCGTATGATCGCTCCTACCGTTGAGGAACTTGCAAAGGAATATGCAGATAAAATTAAGGTGATGAAGCTTAATACCGACGAAAATCCTGAAGTAGCAAGCAGATACAAAATCATGGGCATCCCCAGTATTATCTTCTTCAAGAATGGCCAGGAAGCAGATCGAATTGTCGGCGCTGTTCCCAAGCCACAGCTCAAGGCAAAGATTGACAGCCTGCTCTCCTAA
- the ffh gene encoding signal recognition particle protein produces MFENISDKLESIFKKLKGRGLIKEEDIDAALKEVRLALLEADVNFKVVKDFVQRVKEKALGKEVLESLTPGQQVVKIVHDELCTLLGSANVKIMLSPNPPTIIMMVGLQGSGKTTSAAKLAKHFKKEGRRPLLAACDLQRPAAIDQLLALGAQIGVPVFASRDTKDPVAVSLEALKKARTEAHDILIIDTAGRLHVDESLMTELKNVKKSVEPRETLFVADAMTGQDAVNIAKQFNDQIGIDGIVLTKMDGDARGGAALSVREITQKPIKFIGVGEKIDMLEPFHPDRIASRILGMGDVLSLIEHAQKSFDQKEAETLQKRILEDSFTFDDLREQLKKIRGMGPLESILGMIPGMNKVKNMQVDEREFAKIEAIISSMAKKERLNHNILNGSRRKRIAMGSGTTVADVNRVVKQYVELKKMLKMFKGKKNIKLPRFFCL; encoded by the coding sequence ATGTTCGAAAACATTAGCGATAAGCTCGAGTCGATTTTCAAGAAACTCAAAGGCAGAGGCCTCATTAAAGAAGAGGACATCGATGCCGCTCTGAAGGAAGTAAGGCTCGCTCTGCTCGAAGCTGATGTGAATTTCAAAGTTGTGAAAGACTTTGTTCAGAGAGTCAAAGAAAAAGCTCTTGGCAAGGAAGTTCTTGAGAGCCTGACTCCCGGACAACAGGTCGTCAAGATCGTTCATGACGAATTGTGCACTCTTCTTGGGAGTGCCAATGTCAAAATCATGCTTTCACCGAATCCGCCGACAATTATTATGATGGTCGGTCTGCAGGGCTCTGGCAAGACTACATCCGCAGCAAAGCTTGCGAAGCATTTCAAGAAGGAGGGCAGACGTCCTCTTCTGGCTGCCTGCGACCTTCAGCGGCCGGCTGCCATTGATCAGCTCCTGGCCCTCGGTGCGCAGATAGGCGTTCCGGTATTTGCTTCGCGCGATACCAAAGACCCTGTCGCCGTTTCCCTTGAGGCATTAAAGAAGGCGCGGACAGAAGCCCATGATATCCTTATTATTGACACTGCCGGGCGACTTCATGTTGATGAATCGCTTATGACAGAGCTCAAGAATGTCAAAAAGAGCGTTGAGCCCAGAGAGACACTCTTTGTGGCTGATGCCATGACCGGTCAGGATGCCGTAAACATAGCGAAGCAGTTCAATGACCAAATAGGAATAGACGGTATTGTCCTTACAAAAATGGATGGCGATGCCCGTGGGGGCGCAGCCCTTTCGGTGAGAGAAATTACGCAGAAACCCATCAAGTTTATCGGCGTCGGCGAAAAGATCGATATGCTTGAGCCCTTTCATCCTGACCGTATCGCCTCCCGGATCCTTGGGATGGGTGATGTCCTCAGCCTGATCGAGCATGCCCAGAAGTCCTTTGATCAAAAAGAGGCAGAGACGCTTCAGAAACGGATTCTTGAGGACTCCTTTACGTTTGACGACCTGAGGGAACAGCTCAAAAAGATACGGGGTATGGGCCCGCTGGAAAGCATTCTGGGCATGATCCCGGGAATGAACAAGGTGAAGAACATGCAGGTTGACGAACGGGAATTTGCAAAGATCGAGGCGATTATCAGTTCCATGGCAAAAAAAGAACGCCTGAATCATAACATTCTCAACGGAAGCAGAAGAAAGCGCATTGCCATGGGCAGCGGAACAACAGTGGCAGATGTCAACCGGGTGGTCAAGCAGTATGTTGAACTGAAAAAGATGCTCAAGATGTTCAAGGGCAAGAAAAACATCAAGTTGCCGCGGTTCTTTTGCCTCTGA
- the tatC gene encoding twin-arginine translocase subunit TatC yields the protein MEEHKMPLTEHLTELRKRIFVSLGSVLLIFLVSFNFSGEIFGALTLPLKAEMKLSMTAPYIQLIEKPSTPLVFLAPAEAFWMHFKVAFMAALVLSLPVIFLQFWKFISPGLLPKEKKYFLPFLFFATLLFSVGAVFCFLVVLPFAMTFLLGYKTAQLTPMLSVGSYIDFCLKFILAFGAIFELPLVIIFLTRFGIVTPSALARNRKYAVLAAFIVAAVLTPTPDAFNQTLMAVPIVLLYEVGILLSRIMIRKELRG from the coding sequence ATGGAAGAGCATAAAATGCCTCTTACCGAACATCTTACCGAACTCAGAAAGCGGATATTCGTCTCGCTTGGTTCAGTCCTTCTTATTTTTCTTGTTTCTTTCAATTTTTCGGGCGAAATCTTCGGTGCCCTTACACTTCCCCTGAAGGCAGAGATGAAACTGTCGATGACAGCACCCTATATTCAGTTAATAGAAAAACCGTCGACACCGCTGGTTTTTCTTGCCCCTGCAGAGGCCTTCTGGATGCATTTCAAGGTCGCCTTTATGGCCGCGCTTGTTCTGTCTCTGCCGGTTATTTTTCTTCAATTCTGGAAATTTATTTCACCCGGTCTCTTGCCGAAAGAAAAAAAGTATTTCCTGCCTTTTCTTTTTTTTGCTACTCTGTTATTTTCGGTCGGCGCAGTTTTCTGCTTTCTGGTAGTCCTTCCCTTTGCCATGACCTTTCTGCTTGGGTATAAGACCGCGCAGTTGACTCCGATGCTCTCGGTGGGCAGCTATATTGATTTCTGCCTGAAGTTCATTCTTGCCTTTGGTGCAATTTTTGAACTGCCGCTCGTGATTATTTTTCTCACCAGATTTGGCATTGTCACGCCTTCAGCGCTTGCACGCAACAGAAAGTATGCGGTTCTTGCGGCCTTTATTGTTGCGGCAGTGCTTACGCCTACGCCTGACGCATTTAATCAGACCCTCATGGCCGTCCCCATCGTTCTTCTTTACGAGGTCGGTATCCTGCTGTCAAGGATCATGATTAGAAAGGAATTGCGTGGCTAA
- the tatB gene encoding twin-arginine translocase subunit TatB, producing the protein MFDIGFQELVIIFVVALLVFGPEKLPELARTIGKWMTEIKRGVYIAKGQIESELNVDYKLPDEDLIKNLPKDTVHENNVLPEADATKKEDKA; encoded by the coding sequence ATGTTTGATATAGGATTCCAGGAGCTGGTAATCATCTTTGTTGTTGCACTTCTTGTCTTTGGACCGGAAAAGCTGCCGGAACTTGCCAGGACTATCGGCAAATGGATGACAGAGATTAAAAGAGGTGTTTATATCGCAAAAGGTCAGATTGAAAGTGAACTCAATGTTGACTATAAGCTGCCTGATGAGGACCTTATCAAAAACCTTCCGAAGGATACCGTTCACGAAAATAACGTTCTTCCAGAAGCTGACGCAACCAAAAAAGAGGATAAGGCGTAA
- a CDS encoding TlpA family protein disulfide reductase gives MNKAFLLLLIFVLGLAMTACNRTDSTSVVVLSAEINGAAPDFTRKDLSGKSITLSDYKGKVVLLEFWATWCPPCKASIPGLIALHKKFEQKGFIILGVSIDTDSDALEQVRRFAASHSISYPVLLADESMPKQYNVVSIPTSFLIGKDGKIVDINKGYSEDFDKRLSAQIEALL, from the coding sequence ATGAATAAAGCCTTTCTCCTTCTTCTCATTTTTGTGTTAGGTCTGGCTATGACGGCCTGCAACAGGACGGACAGCACGTCTGTGGTCGTGTTATCAGCAGAAATCAACGGCGCGGCACCTGATTTTACGCGTAAGGACCTCTCCGGCAAGAGCATTACGCTTTCTGATTATAAGGGAAAAGTGGTGCTCCTTGAATTCTGGGCTACATGGTGTCCGCCCTGCAAGGCATCAATACCTGGACTGATAGCACTTCATAAAAAATTTGAGCAGAAGGGTTTTATCATACTTGGGGTATCTATAGATACCGATTCCGATGCTCTGGAACAGGTTCGCCGGTTCGCTGCTTCCCATAGTATTTCCTATCCCGTTCTGCTTGCTGATGAATCGATGCCTAAACAATACAACGTCGTTAGCATTCCGACCAGTTTTCTGATCGGCAAAGACGGCAAAATTGTCGATATCAATAAGGGCTATTCTGAAGATTTCGACAAGAGACTGTCAGCTCAAATAGAGGCACTACTGTAA
- a CDS encoding ABC transporter permease: protein MGLTGKLSAAILVLIFILSFFSFLIVPYEPDAIDLNSLREPPSLRHILGTDNKGRDILARILYGGKISVGVSVLAALLSMTIGMAVGLVSGYAGGKTDITLMALVDLILSFPAFLLAIGISLVLGEGIYTVMIALSAVGWTSFARLIRGHVLSLKESAFIEAARALGCSPARVVLVHLLPQCIPLAFVMAGLKAGGYILTEAGLSFLGLGAQPPTATWGSMISASRVFINSAPWMVFFPGIMIAVTAISFNLLGDSLKEMYDFRKEKGLR from the coding sequence ATGGGACTGACCGGTAAGTTATCAGCAGCAATCCTTGTCCTGATTTTCATCCTCTCATTTTTTTCTTTCCTTATTGTACCCTATGAACCGGATGCAATAGACCTGAACAGCCTCAGAGAACCTCCATCACTAAGGCATATCCTCGGCACAGACAACAAGGGCAGAGACATTCTTGCGCGGATACTGTATGGGGGAAAGATTTCGGTCGGCGTTTCCGTGCTCGCAGCACTCCTGAGCATGACTATCGGCATGGCTGTCGGCCTGGTTTCCGGATATGCAGGCGGTAAGACTGACATTACCCTGATGGCGCTGGTAGATCTCATACTCTCTTTTCCGGCTTTTTTGCTTGCCATAGGGATATCTCTTGTCCTCGGTGAGGGGATCTATACGGTGATGATCGCACTGTCCGCAGTGGGCTGGACATCCTTTGCACGGCTGATCAGGGGGCATGTGTTATCACTAAAGGAGTCTGCCTTTATCGAGGCAGCCCGCGCCTTGGGCTGCAGCCCTGCTCGAGTTGTCCTTGTGCATCTGCTGCCCCAGTGCATTCCTCTGGCCTTTGTGATGGCAGGGTTGAAGGCAGGAGGATATATTCTGACTGAGGCAGGGCTCAGCTTCCTCGGTCTTGGCGCTCAGCCGCCCACTGCCACCTGGGGCTCGATGATCAGCGCAAGCAGGGTTTTTATCAATTCAGCTCCCTGGATGGTCTTCTTCCCCGGCATCATGATCGCAGTCACTGCCATCAGTTTTAATCTTTTAGGGGATTCATTGAAAGAGATGTACGATTTCAGAAAAGAAAAAGGATTACGATAA
- the trmD gene encoding tRNA (guanosine(37)-N1)-methyltransferase TrmD — MHKRFSIITIFPEMVNAYLGCSILKRAIDRQLISVAVHNLRDYSTDKHHTVDDYSYGGGPGMVMKPETFFRIMEEQWPKRDNLRVIMLSPGGRVFTQRVARELADDSKELLFLCGRYEAIDERVRDHLVDDEISVGDYVLTGGELPALVIIDAVSRLLPNVLGDSQSADAESFSHGLLDYPHYTRPEQFRDMSVPRVLLSGNHEEIRKWRIKQSLKATMQKRPDLLESYSLSVEEKLLLEQIKEEAS; from the coding sequence ATGCATAAGCGTTTCAGCATCATAACGATTTTCCCCGAAATGGTTAACGCCTATCTGGGTTGCAGTATCCTGAAGCGTGCCATTGACAGGCAGCTTATCAGTGTGGCGGTGCATAATCTTCGGGATTACAGCACAGACAAGCACCATACGGTTGATGATTATTCATATGGCGGCGGCCCTGGTATGGTAATGAAACCGGAAACGTTCTTCAGGATTATGGAGGAGCAGTGGCCGAAAAGGGATAATCTCCGGGTCATCATGCTTTCCCCTGGCGGCCGGGTTTTTACTCAGCGCGTTGCCCGGGAGCTCGCAGACGACTCAAAAGAGCTGCTTTTTCTCTGCGGCAGATACGAAGCTATTGACGAAAGGGTGAGAGATCATCTTGTCGATGATGAAATTTCTGTTGGTGATTACGTTTTGACTGGCGGAGAACTGCCTGCTTTGGTTATAATAGATGCCGTTTCGCGGCTCTTGCCAAATGTACTTGGCGATAGCCAGTCGGCTGATGCTGAGTCGTTCAGTCATGGATTACTTGACTATCCGCACTACACGCGGCCTGAACAGTTCAGGGATATGAGTGTGCCCAGGGTATTGCTTTCGGGCAACCATGAAGAGATACGGAAATGGAGAATAAAACAGTCGTTGAAGGCCACGATGCAAAAGAGGCCGGATCTGCTGGAATCATACAGTCTCTCGGTTGAAGAGAAATTACTTTTGGAACAGATAAAGGAGGAAGCATCATGA
- a CDS encoding ABC transporter permease: MIPLLFGITFITFSLTKALPGDPVYSIVGERSSPEIIEKIRREIGADKSMFRQYAGYISLLLQGELGRSYYTNRKVADDVGLKFPNTLLLAFAAMVIAVPIGVLLGFIAALHKGRAADRIITMLSVFSISMPVFWSGLLLMLLFSLRLKVLPPSGTGGLQYLVLPAITLSLPALATLIRITRITVLDVIDMQFIRTARAKGLTERAINAIHIMKNALIPVITVIGLEFGSYLNGAVLTETIFGWDGIGRYAMEGIIKRDYPVIMGCLLVGTIIFVIMNLIVDIIYHYADPRVRVHGTDR; this comes from the coding sequence ATGATACCGCTTCTTTTCGGCATAACCTTCATAACCTTCTCGCTGACCAAGGCACTGCCGGGAGACCCTGTCTACAGCATCGTGGGTGAACGTTCCAGCCCCGAGATCATTGAAAAGATACGCAGGGAGATCGGCGCCGATAAAAGCATGTTCAGGCAGTATGCCGGATATATCAGCCTTCTTTTGCAGGGAGAACTCGGACGGTCGTATTATACAAACAGAAAAGTGGCTGATGACGTTGGCCTCAAGTTTCCCAATACCCTGCTTCTGGCCTTTGCTGCAATGGTTATTGCTGTGCCAATTGGCGTGTTGCTTGGATTCATTGCAGCATTGCATAAGGGCAGGGCTGCTGACAGAATCATCACCATGCTATCGGTTTTCAGCATCAGCATGCCGGTATTCTGGAGCGGCCTCCTGCTTATGCTTCTTTTCAGTCTCAGACTTAAAGTTCTGCCTCCATCCGGAACAGGCGGACTGCAATACCTCGTACTGCCTGCGATAACCCTTTCGCTTCCCGCCCTTGCAACGCTCATCAGGATTACCCGAATCACGGTCCTTGATGTGATCGATATGCAGTTCATCAGAACCGCAAGGGCCAAGGGCTTAACGGAACGTGCCATTAATGCGATTCATATCATGAAAAACGCCCTGATACCGGTCATTACCGTTATCGGGCTTGAGTTTGGGAGCTACCTCAACGGTGCAGTTCTTACCGAGACTATCTTCGGATGGGACGGAATAGGTCGATATGCCATGGAAGGCATTATCAAGCGGGACTATCCTGTCATTATGGGATGTCTTTTGGTAGGAACGATCATCTTTGTGATAATGAATCTTATAGTTGACATCATTTACCATTATGCAGATCCGAGGGTGAGGGTGCATGGGACTGACCGGTAA
- the rimM gene encoding 16S rRNA processing protein RimM, which yields MAVARIIKERGIKGEVKAFPLSKAAQSLPPLTEAQVVTSAGTVQKVTIHSVRTDREFLLISFDGISDRQEASKLRNAMIEVDASLLPELGSNEYYYHQIIGLTVVTAGGETIGRVTDILESPGNELYVVQGNEKEYLLPAVKPLIADINLETGIMTITPIEGLLD from the coding sequence ATTGCCGTAGCACGCATCATAAAGGAACGGGGGATCAAAGGAGAAGTTAAGGCCTTCCCCCTTTCTAAAGCAGCCCAATCACTTCCCCCTCTGACTGAAGCTCAGGTTGTCACGTCTGCAGGAACCGTACAGAAAGTAACAATCCATTCCGTAAGGACTGACCGGGAGTTCCTCCTCATCTCATTTGATGGGATATCCGACCGGCAAGAGGCATCGAAGCTCAGGAATGCCATGATTGAGGTGGACGCATCGCTGCTGCCTGAATTAGGGAGCAACGAATACTATTATCATCAGATAATTGGCCTTACTGTTGTTACGGCCGGGGGTGAAACGATAGGGAGGGTTACGGATATCCTGGAATCTCCCGGCAATGAACTGTATGTTGTTCAGGGAAATGAGAAGGAATATCTGCTGCCTGCCGTAAAGCCACTCATTGCAGACATAAATCTGGAGACGGGCATAATGACGATAACGCCCATTGAAGGACTTCTGGATTGA
- a CDS encoding potassium channel protein — MFIEQWPLLDSLYMTVITIASVGFMEVHPLTGQGRIFTIVLILGGTGVLVYGVSTIIAFIVEGELTDALRRRKMQKKIAAMKGHFIVCGVGQTGKHALEEMVRTRKDVVAIERDPATIRQLDEQEICYVQGDATHNTVLQAAGIERARGIVSALQSDAENLLVVFTTKRLNPDIRVISKAVEEESEQKIRMAGADSVVMPNYIGGLRMASELIRPSVVSFLDLMLRSQEKTIRVDELAIDDQSPYKDKTLQATGILSKTDVTVVALSRRSGKSYEFNPPENAVLKPGDVVILMGDINAINGIKGAVS, encoded by the coding sequence ATGTTTATCGAACAGTGGCCCCTGCTTGATTCGCTCTACATGACCGTTATTACCATCGCTTCCGTGGGCTTCATGGAAGTACACCCGCTTACCGGGCAGGGCAGGATATTTACCATAGTCCTTATACTGGGAGGGACAGGTGTTCTTGTCTATGGCGTTTCCACCATCATTGCCTTTATCGTTGAGGGAGAGTTGACAGATGCGCTCAGGAGGAGAAAGATGCAAAAGAAAATAGCTGCAATGAAAGGTCATTTTATCGTATGCGGTGTCGGACAGACCGGCAAGCATGCCCTCGAAGAGATGGTCAGAACGCGGAAGGACGTTGTTGCCATAGAAAGGGATCCCGCAACGATCAGGCAGCTTGACGAGCAGGAGATATGCTATGTGCAGGGCGATGCGACCCATAATACCGTACTGCAGGCAGCTGGCATTGAGAGGGCGCGGGGGATCGTCTCGGCACTCCAGTCAGATGCTGAAAATCTTCTTGTGGTTTTTACGACAAAAAGACTCAATCCAGACATCAGGGTTATTTCAAAGGCAGTTGAGGAAGAGTCTGAACAGAAGATACGGATGGCAGGGGCTGACAGCGTGGTAATGCCTAATTATATCGGAGGGCTCAGGATGGCATCGGAACTGATAAGACCCTCAGTCGTATCCTTCCTTGACCTGATGCTCAGATCGCAGGAGAAGACTATCCGGGTAGATGAACTTGCAATTGACGATCAGTCGCCGTATAAGGACAAGACTCTTCAGGCAACAGGTATATTGTCCAAAACAGATGTGACCGTCGTTGCGCTCAGCAGACGGTCAGGAAAGTCGTATGAATTTAACCCTCCTGAAAATGCGGTTTTAAAGCCTGGTGATGTGGTTATCCTTATGGGCGATATTAATGCCATTAACGGGATTAAGGGTGCAGTGAGTTAA
- a CDS encoding metal-dependent transcriptional regulator, with the protein MDFITDQERIDEALELLWVLDEDKHRGMNHFTLSSDDADTDTMIKTLLHLGLASVAGTDITLTDRGQKEARGLIRRQRLAERLFTDVFEMPDDTVVSDACKMEHILSEELTESVCTFLGHPPTCPHGKPIPRGECCRKFKIEVTPVVTRLSEFEVGAKGRITFIVPSDPSRISKLNSLGIAAGSVIRLIQKTPSFVLSIDETTVALDPEIAKEIYLRKAIA; encoded by the coding sequence ATGGATTTTATTACTGACCAGGAACGTATTGACGAAGCCCTTGAACTGCTCTGGGTGCTCGATGAGGACAAGCACAGAGGAATGAACCATTTTACATTAAGTTCTGACGATGCCGATACTGATACCATGATCAAAACCCTTCTTCATCTCGGCCTCGCATCTGTTGCCGGCACTGACATCACCCTTACCGACAGGGGACAGAAGGAGGCGCGCGGTCTTATACGAAGACAGCGCCTTGCTGAACGCCTTTTCACCGATGTATTTGAAATGCCTGACGATACGGTCGTAAGCGATGCCTGTAAGATGGAGCATATCCTCAGCGAGGAACTGACGGAAAGCGTCTGCACCTTTCTTGGTCATCCGCCAACCTGCCCTCACGGCAAGCCGATTCCGAGGGGTGAGTGCTGCAGAAAATTCAAGATCGAGGTGACGCCGGTAGTGACGCGCCTTTCTGAATTCGAAGTCGGCGCCAAAGGAAGGATTACCTTTATCGTACCTTCTGACCCTTCAAGGATCAGCAAGCTGAACTCTCTTGGCATCGCTGCCGGCAGTGTAATCAGGCTGATCCAGAAAACACCCTCTTTTGTCCTGAGCATAGACGAAACTACGGTTGCCCTGGATCCGGAGATTGCCAAAGAGATTTATCTCAGAAAGGCCATAGCCTGA
- the rplS gene encoding 50S ribosomal protein L19, translated as MNIINAIEEGFKRDLGVFNVGDTVKVYVKVVEGDKERIQPFQGLVIGRKGCGTRESFTVRKISFGVGVERIFPVCSPTVDRVEIIKQGKVKRAKLYYIREKKGKAAKIKEKDFAAK; from the coding sequence ATGAACATCATCAATGCAATCGAGGAAGGGTTCAAGAGAGATCTTGGAGTCTTTAATGTCGGCGATACCGTTAAGGTCTATGTGAAAGTAGTCGAGGGTGACAAGGAAAGGATACAGCCCTTCCAGGGCCTTGTCATCGGCAGAAAGGGTTGCGGTACGCGCGAATCTTTCACGGTCAGAAAGATCTCTTTTGGTGTCGGCGTAGAGAGGATCTTCCCTGTCTGCTCTCCCACCGTGGACAGAGTTGAGATCATCAAGCAGGGAAAAGTTAAGAGGGCCAAGCTGTATTACATCAGGGAGAAGAAGGGCAAGGCCGCAAAGATCAAAGAGAAAGACTTCGCCGCAAAGTAG